GCGCCGCCAGGGCGGTTTCACCCTCGTCGAGATCATGGTCGTCGTGGTCATCATCGGCATTCTCGGCATGCTGGTCGTGCCCAAGCTGCTGGGCCGTACCGGCGAGGCGCGCGTTACCGCCGCCCGGACCGACATCGCGACCCTGATGCAGGCGCTCAAGCTGTACAAGCTGGACAACCAGCGCTACCCGACCACCGAGCAGGGCCTGCAGGCGCTGGTCCAGAAGCCGACCACCGGCCCGGCCGCCAACGGCTGGAAAGAAGGCGGCTATGTCGAGAAGCTGCCGAAGGACCCGTGGGGCAATAATTACCAGTACCTGTCGCCGGGCCTGCATGGCGAGGTCGACGTGTTCTCGCTGGGCGCGGACGGCCAGCCCGGCGGCGCCGGCGAAGATGCCGACGTCGGTTCCTGGGAAGGCAAATAAGCAAGGCTGATCCATCGGCCCGCCAGCACTGAGGAGAATCCATCCCGATGACCAGACACGTGCGCGGACGGGCTGCCCGGCCCGCCTCGGCGGCCAAGGGCTTCACCCTGGTGGAGATCATGGTCGTGATGGTCATCATCGGCATCACGCTGGGAATGGCGTCGCTCAACGCGATTCCGAGTCCGCACCAGGACCTGCAGAAAGAGGCCCAGCGCCTGACCCTGCTGCTGCAGCTGGCGCGCGACGAGGCGATCGTGCGCAACCGCCTGGTCACCTTCGAAGCGACGCCCGAGCGCTACCACTTCCTGGTCCGCAACGAGACGCGCTGGGACCTGATCACCGGCGACGACCTGCTGCGCGAGCGCGAATTCAAGAACGGCCCGCTGACCCTGCTGCTCGACCCGGCCAGCGCCGGCACCCTCAATCCGCTGCGCATCACCTTCGGCCGGGAGCCGGTCGACAAGCCCTTCGTCCTGATCCTGGCCACCGGCGGCAACCGGGTCGCCATCCGCGCCGACGGCATCGGCCACTTCACGGTCGAATGAACGCTGCCATGAAGATATCCCGCTCCCGTGGCTTTACCCTGCTCGAAGTGCTGGTGGCACTGGTCATCGTCGGCACCGCGCTCGGCGCCGGCCTGCGCGCGGTCGGCAGCCTGACCGCCAACAGCAGCGGGCTGCGGACCTCGATGATGGCGACCTGGTCGGCCGAGAACCGGCTCGTGCAGATCCGCCTGGGCAAGGAATTCCCGGAGATCGGCAAGCGCGGCTTCGACTGCCCGCAGGGCGACCTGCACCTGGTCTGCCAGGAAGAAGTGTTCGCCAGCCCGAACCCGCGTTTGCGCCGCGTCGAAGTCTCCGTTTTCGACATCGAAAACCCGAACCGGCGCATCGTCAAGCTGGTCCAACTCGTGCTGAGGCCGCGTCTATGAAGCGTCTACGGCAGCGTGGCTTCACCCTGGTCGAACTGCTGGTCGCGATCAGCATCCTCGCGATCGTGGCCGTGCTCGGCTGGCGCGGGCTGGACGGCATCATCCGCGCGCGCGTGGCGCTCACCAATCAGATGGAAACCACGCGTGGCATGCAGCTGGCTTTCGCCCAGATGCAGAGCGACTGCGAGCACATCGCCGGACGCGACGTGCTCGAGCGTCGCCCTTATCTGCTGACGGGCACCGACCGCTTCACGATGGTGCGCGAGGTGTTCACCGAAAACCAGCCCTCGCGGCTGCAGGTGGTGGCTTACCGGATCATCAACGGCACCCTGGTGCGGCGCGAGTCGCCGGCCGTGCGCGACCTGGCCCAGCTCGACGGCCTGTGGCAGGCCGCAGTCAGCGACACCGACACCAGCGGCGCCGTCACGCTGCAGTCCGGGGTCACCGGGATGCAGGTGCTGACCTGGGAGAACCGCGCCTGGCGCCAGGCCACCAGCGCCGCGACCGCAGGCAACGCCCAGGCAACGCAACAGACGCAGCAGGCGCAGCAGACTGAGCAGGCCCAGCAGGCCCAGCAGGATTCGAATACCGTGCCGCTGCCGCCGACCGGCATGCAGGTGGCGCTGCAAGTGCAGGGACAGGAAGTACCGATGACCAAGTCTTTCCTGCTGGGGGAACCATGAGACGGCCACGACTGCGGGGCGTGCGCGAACGCGGCGTCGCCGTCATCACCGCACTGCTGCTGACGACGCTGGCGATTTCCATCGTCGCCAGCCTGTTCTGGCAGCAACAGGTACAGGTGCGCTCGATGGAGAACCAGCGCCTGCACCTGCAGACCAAGTGGATCCTGCGCGGCGCCCTCGACTGGGCCAGCCTGGTGCTGTTCCAGGACGGCCTCGATCACATGCAATATACGTCGCTCGACCAGGTCTGGGCCACCCCGCTGGCGGAAACCCGGCTCGACCAGTACATCGAACGCGAACGGGTCGCGGGAGAAAATTTCGATGCGACCTTGTCCGGCAACATAATTGACGCTTGCTCGCGCTACAATCTGCGCAATCTGGCCGACAAAGGGCAGGTGAATCCGGAGCAGATGGAAGTGTTCGGCCGCCTGCTGCGCAACCTGCAGATGGACCAGCAGCTGGCGGGGCGGGCCGCCGCCTTCGTCGCCGCCGGCCAGCCGCTGGAAGCGCCGACCCCGGAGGGCGGCGCGGCGAGCGGCGAGAACGGCGCCGGTACGGGAACGGGAACAACGACGGGCGGTACGGGAACGGGAACGGGAACGGGAACGGGAACGACGACCGGCAGCCGGACCCTGCCGAGCGTCAGCCGCAGCAGCGTGGCCGGCTCGCCGATGAAGTTCCTGGCGGTGGACGACCTGCTGACGGTGCCGGGCTTTACGCCGGCGATGGTCGAGCGCCTGCGGCCGTTCGTGATCGTGCTGCCGGACGTGACGCCGGTGAACGTCAACACGGCGCCGGCCGAGGTGCTGGCGTCCCTGATGCCGAACATGTCGGTGTCGGAAGCGAATTCGCTGGTCGTGCGGCGGCAGCGCGCGGCCTGGCGGGGGATCGAATTTTTTGCGATGGACGTCGGAGACAGCAGGCCGATCACGCCGAACGCCGCGGGCGTGCGGAGCGACTGGTTCCTGGTAAACAGCCGGATCCGCCTGGACCGCGCCGCCCTGGATGCCGAGGCGCTGATCCACCGCTATCCGACGCTGATTGCCGGCGGCGGCACCAAGGTGGAGTGGATCCGCCAGTACTAAAAAAGAGCGCTCTACAAGACTAAGAAAGAGAGACGGTTTGACTACACTCTATATCCGGCATCCCGCCCGCGCGGAAGGCGAGCACGCGCTGAGCCGCTTCGCTCTCGTGAACGATGGCGGCGTCATCGAACAGCAGGGCGAAGGCCCGCTGCGCAACCTGGGCGACCTGGTGGGCGGCAACCGGGTCGTGCTGCTGCTGGCCGGCGCCGACGTCAACCTGCTGCAGGTACAGGCCCCGCCCCTGACCGGCGCGCGCCTGAAGGCCGCGCTGCCCGGCCTGGTCGAAGAACACATCCTCGGCGACCCCGCCGACCACGTCCTGGTGGCCGCGCCCCAGCAGCCGGACGAGACCCGGCCGGTCGCCGTGGTCGACCGTGACTGGCTGGAATCCATCGTGCGCAGCCTGCTGGCGCAGGGCGCGCGCTCGGTGGCGGCGGTGCCGGCCCAGCTCTGCCTGCCGCTGCAGCCGGGCAGCGTCTCGGCCGCCATCCAGGGCGCCGAGCTGACCCTGCGCCAGGGCCTGTTCCAGGGTTTCGGCCTGGCGCTCGACGCCGCCCCGGCGGTGGTGCTGCAGACCGCGCGCGCCTTCAGCGGCGACGCCCCGCTGGCGCTGTACGTGCCGCCCGGCCAGTTGGGCGAATACCAGGCCCTCGCGCTCGACGCCGGCCCCGGCATCAGTTTCGAGACCGACGACTGGGCGCACTGGATCGCCGGCTCGAAGAGCACCTCGCTCGACCTGGTGAGCGGCCTGGGCGCCGCCGGCAGCCAGCCGCGCGACTGGCGCCGCTGGCGCTGGCCGCTGCGCCTGATCCTGCTGGCGGTGGCGGTCAACCTGATCGGCCTGAACGTCGAGTGGCTGCGCCTGAAGCGCGAAGCCGACACCGTGCGCCAGTCGATGACCCAGACCTTCCGCTCCGTGTACCCGAACCAGACCGCGATCCTCGACCCGGTCGCCCAGATGCGCCAGAACGTCGCGCGCGCCCGCGCCAGCACCGGCGAGGTGGCGCCCGACGAATTCACCTATATCGCCTCGGCCTTCGGTGAAGCGACGCGCTCGCTCGGACGTCAACCCGGCATTGCGTCAATTGAATACCGGGAACACGCACTGTCGGTCAAAGTCAAACCCGAAACAGTCGACCCCGGTTTGACGGGGCAGCTGCGTACCGCCCTGGCTGCGCGCAACATGAGCCTCGACGAGGCCGCGCCGGGCAACTGGGTGATCCGCAGCACAGGAGCCAAGCAATGAGTCTAGCCACCACCATCGCCCAGTACCGCGAGCGCGCCAACGCGCTCTGGCTCGCGCGCACCGAACAGGAACGCCGCTTCCTGAGCATCGGCGGCGCCGTCGTGGTGCTGGCGCTGCTCTACCTGGTCCTGGTCGATCCGGCCGTCGAAGGCCGCGCCCAGCTGCGTCGCACCCTGCCGCAACTGCGCCAGCAGGCCGCCGAGCTGCAGGCCATGGCCCAGGAAGCGAGCAGCCTGGCGCATGCGCCGGCCACCCAGGTCACGCCGCTGACCCGCGAAACCGTCAACACCAGCCTCAGC
This window of the Massilia sp. WG5 genome carries:
- the gspM gene encoding type II secretion system protein GspM, which encodes MSLATTIAQYRERANALWLARTEQERRFLSIGGAVVVLALLYLVLVDPAVEGRAQLRRTLPQLRQQAAELQAMAQEASSLAHAPATQVTPLTRETVNTSLSGRGLTPQSLSMTGEYIKLQLNNVSFANLATWLDEQRRANRVLVQDAVVTALPAAGQVDASLTLRQNTGAAQ
- the gspK gene encoding type II secretion system minor pseudopilin GspK; amino-acid sequence: MRRPRLRGVRERGVAVITALLLTTLAISIVASLFWQQQVQVRSMENQRLHLQTKWILRGALDWASLVLFQDGLDHMQYTSLDQVWATPLAETRLDQYIERERVAGENFDATLSGNIIDACSRYNLRNLADKGQVNPEQMEVFGRLLRNLQMDQQLAGRAAAFVAAGQPLEAPTPEGGAASGENGAGTGTGTTTGGTGTGTGTGTGTTTGSRTLPSVSRSSVAGSPMKFLAVDDLLTVPGFTPAMVERLRPFVIVLPDVTPVNVNTAPAEVLASLMPNMSVSEANSLVVRRQRAAWRGIEFFAMDVGDSRPITPNAAGVRSDWFLVNSRIRLDRAALDAEALIHRYPTLIAGGGTKVEWIRQY
- the gspH gene encoding type II secretion system minor pseudopilin GspH, which gives rise to MTRHVRGRAARPASAAKGFTLVEIMVVMVIIGITLGMASLNAIPSPHQDLQKEAQRLTLLLQLARDEAIVRNRLVTFEATPERYHFLVRNETRWDLITGDDLLREREFKNGPLTLLLDPASAGTLNPLRITFGREPVDKPFVLILATGGNRVAIRADGIGHFTVE
- a CDS encoding type II secretion system protein J yields the protein MKRLRQRGFTLVELLVAISILAIVAVLGWRGLDGIIRARVALTNQMETTRGMQLAFAQMQSDCEHIAGRDVLERRPYLLTGTDRFTMVREVFTENQPSRLQVVAYRIINGTLVRRESPAVRDLAQLDGLWQAAVSDTDTSGAVTLQSGVTGMQVLTWENRAWRQATSAATAGNAQATQQTQQAQQTEQAQQAQQDSNTVPLPPTGMQVALQVQGQEVPMTKSFLLGEP
- the gspI gene encoding type II secretion system minor pseudopilin GspI, with translation MKISRSRGFTLLEVLVALVIVGTALGAGLRAVGSLTANSSGLRTSMMATWSAENRLVQIRLGKEFPEIGKRGFDCPQGDLHLVCQEEVFASPNPRLRRVEVSVFDIENPNRRIVKLVQLVLRPRL
- the gspG gene encoding type II secretion system major pseudopilin GspG, translated to MQNIPYRMSQRRRQGGFTLVEIMVVVVIIGILGMLVVPKLLGRTGEARVTAARTDIATLMQALKLYKLDNQRYPTTEQGLQALVQKPTTGPAANGWKEGGYVEKLPKDPWGNNYQYLSPGLHGEVDVFSLGADGQPGGAGEDADVGSWEGK
- the gspL gene encoding type II secretion system protein GspL, which produces MTTLYIRHPARAEGEHALSRFALVNDGGVIEQQGEGPLRNLGDLVGGNRVVLLLAGADVNLLQVQAPPLTGARLKAALPGLVEEHILGDPADHVLVAAPQQPDETRPVAVVDRDWLESIVRSLLAQGARSVAAVPAQLCLPLQPGSVSAAIQGAELTLRQGLFQGFGLALDAAPAVVLQTARAFSGDAPLALYVPPGQLGEYQALALDAGPGISFETDDWAHWIAGSKSTSLDLVSGLGAAGSQPRDWRRWRWPLRLILLAVAVNLIGLNVEWLRLKREADTVRQSMTQTFRSVYPNQTAILDPVAQMRQNVARARASTGEVAPDEFTYIASAFGEATRSLGRQPGIASIEYREHALSVKVKPETVDPGLTGQLRTALAARNMSLDEAAPGNWVIRSTGAKQ